A section of the Pseudomonas fluorescens genome encodes:
- a CDS encoding SPOR domain-containing protein, which translates to MRKVAMAIVVLALAGCGDGPNLDTPRDKAEAAKAQAPAVAAVQWDVLVRSPDNKLQALTDLTAWLLENGFTFYLAKEDGKDLVLLGPFASKAEAEAKQTQLQERLVKKKKTDAESLVIEHKTRQ; encoded by the coding sequence GTGCGTAAAGTAGCGATGGCAATTGTGGTATTGGCATTGGCCGGATGCGGTGACGGGCCTAATCTCGACACCCCCCGAGACAAGGCTGAAGCCGCCAAGGCCCAGGCTCCTGCGGTTGCCGCCGTGCAGTGGGATGTCCTGGTGCGCTCGCCGGACAACAAATTGCAGGCGCTGACCGACCTGACCGCCTGGTTGCTGGAAAACGGTTTCACGTTCTATCTGGCCAAGGAAGACGGCAAGGACCTGGTGTTGTTGGGGCCGTTCGCCAGCAAGGCCGAAGCTGAGGCGAAACAGACCCAGTTACAGGAACGACTGGTGAAAAAGAAGAAAACCGACGCCGAGTCGCTGGTGATCGAGCATAAGACCCGCCAGTAA